A window of the Brassica napus cultivar Da-Ae chromosome C5, Da-Ae, whole genome shotgun sequence genome harbors these coding sequences:
- the LOC106451808 gene encoding gamma carbonic anhydrase 2, mitochondrial has product MGTLGRAIYTVGKWIRGSGQALDRVGSLLQGSHRFEEHLSRHRTLMNVFDKSPLVDKDVFVAPSASVIGDVQIGKGSSIWYGCVLRGDVNNISVGSGTNIQDNSLVHVAKTNLGGKVLPTTIGDNVTVGHSAVIHGCTVEDDAFVGMGATLLDGVVVETHAMVAAGSIVKENTRIPSGEVWGGNPAKFMRKLTDEEIAYISKSAENYINLAHIHAAENSKSFDEIEVERALRKKYARKDEDYDSMLGIVRETPAELILPDNVLPEKTTTRVPTTHY; this is encoded by the exons ATGGGAACCCTAGGACGAGCAATTTACACAGTGGGAAAGTGGATCCGTGGCTCTGGCCAAGctcttgatcgtgtcggttctCTTCTTCAAGGGAGCCACCGCTTCGAAGAACACC TATCGAGGCATCGGACGTTGATGAATGTGTTTGATAAATCTCCATTGGTGGATAAGGATGTGTTCGTGGCTCCAAGTGCTTCTGTTATTGGTGACGTTCAAATCGGGAAAGGCTCCTCTATTTGGTATGGCTGTGTTCTTCGAGGTGACGTGAATAACATCAGTGTTGGATCGGGGACGAATATCCAAGATAATTCTCTTGTACATGTTGCAAAAACCAACCTTGGTGGGAAGGTTTTACCTACTACGATTGGGGACAACGTCACAGTAG GTCATAGTGCTGTCATACATGGGTGTACGGTTGAGGATGACGCATTTGTTGGTATGGGAGCTACACTACTCGATGGTGTGGTGGTTGAGACGCATGCCATGGTTGCTGCTGGTTCTATTGTCAAAGAGAACACGCGAATTCCTTCTGGAGAG GTTTGGGGAGGGAATCCAGCTAAGTTTATGAGGAAGTTAACAGATGAAGAGATAGCATATATCTCAAAGTCAGCAGAGAACTACATCAATCTTGCACATATTCATGCCGCAGAGAATTCAAAGTCATTTGATGAGATCGAGGTTGAGAGAGCGCTTAGGAAGAAATATGCACGCAAGGATGAGGATTATGATTCAATGCTTGGGATTGTCCGTGAAACTCCAGCCGAGTTGATTCTTCCAGACAATGTCTTACCAGAAAAAACCACCACCAGGGTTCCAACTACTCACTACTGA
- the LOC106436760 gene encoding LOW QUALITY PROTEIN: DUF21 domain-containing protein At1g47330 (The sequence of the model RefSeq protein was modified relative to this genomic sequence to represent the inferred CDS: deleted 1 base in 1 codon): protein MRSDRSGVHKHVRPLITKRLLRLELYCMRTCYTKRREEKSVTLTCRTQMASSDASCCGAAFWLDLVIIISLVAFAGLMAGLTLGLMSLGLVDLEVLIKSGRPQDRINAGKIFPVVKNQHLLLCTLLIGNSMAMEALPIFLDRIVPPLAAIVISVTLILVFGEIMPQAVCTRYGLKVGAIMAPLVRVLLVLFFPIAYPISKVLDWMLGKGHGVLLRRAELKTFVTFHGNEAGKGGDLTTDETSIITGALELTEKTAKDAMTPISNAFSLDLDSTLNLETLNTIMSVGHSRVPVYFRNPSHIIGLILVKNLLAVNARKEVPLRKMIMRKIPRVSETMPLYDILNEFQKGHSHIAVVYKDLDEHKGSPETSENDIERRKNKKTKDELFKDSCKKPKAQVEVSEKEVFKIETGDAKSGKSENGEEQQGKTTLTAAPAKKRHRGCSFCILDIENSPIPDFPPNEEVVGVITMEDVIEELLQEEILDETDEYVNIHNRIRVNMHASQENLPSVITSITQSSSGSTSPNRTSHMATPDSSPATKPLENL from the exons ATGCGTTCTGATAGAAGTGGGGTT CACAAGCACGTCCGTCCTCTGATTACAAAACGTTTGTTGCGTCTTGAATTGTATTGTATGCGCACTTGCTACacgaagagaagagaagagaagagcgTCACTCTCACTTGCCGAACTCAGATGGCCTCGTCGGATGCTTCGTGCTGCGGAGCCGCGTTCTGGTTGGACCTGGTGATCATCATATCTCTCGTCGCCTTCGCTGGGCTGATGGCAGGTCTAACCCTCGGTCTCATGTCTCTCGGATTAGTCGATCTCGAAGTTCTCATCAAATCCGGCCGTCCTCAAGATCGAATCAACGCCG GTAAGATATTTCCAGTGGTGAAGAATCAGCATCTGTTGCTCTGTACCCTTTTGATCGGAAACTCTATGGCTATGGAG GCTCTGCCAATATTCTTGGATAGAATTGTGCCTCCATTGGCTGCTATTGTTATCTCAGTCACTCTTATTCTTGTCTTTGGAGAG ATAATGCCACAGGCTGTTTGCACTCGGTACGGGCTCAAGGTTGGAGCCATAATGGCTCCTTTAGTTCGTGTTCTTCTCgttctcttcttccccattgCTTATCCTATCAGTAAG gttcttgATTGGATGTTGGGTAAGGGACATGGTGTTCTTTTACGGAGAGCTGAGCTCAAGACATTCGTGACATTCCATGGAAACGAG gCTGGGAAAGGTGGAGATCTGACAACCGATGAGACTTCTATCATCACAGGTGCACTTGAATTGACAGAAAAGACAGCAAAAGATGCAATGACTCCCATTTCCAACGCGTTCTCCCTTGATCTTGATTCAACTCTTAATCT GGAAACTTTGAATACAATTATGTCAGTTGGTCATAGCAGAGTTCCAGTTTATTTCAGAAATCCATCGCATATAATTGGCCTCATTCTG GTTAAAAATCTCTTGGCAGTTAATGCAAGAAAAGAAGTTCCTCTGAGGAAAATGATCATGAGAAAGATTCCGCG TGTGTCTGAAACCATGCCGTTATATGATATCCTAAACGAGTTCCAGAAAGGCCACAGCCACATTGCAGTTGTCTATAAGGATCTTGACGAGCATAAAGGATCTCCAGAAACGAGCGAGAATGATATTGAGCGcagaaaaaacaagaaaactaaAGATGAGCTGTTTAAGGACAGTTGCAAGAAACCAAAAGCTCAGGTTGAAGTATCAGAGAAGGAAG TATTCAAAATTGAAACCGGAGATGCAAAATCTGGCAAGAGCGAGAACGGTGAGGAGCAGCAGGGGAAGACGACTCTCACGGCTGCTCCAGCTAAGAAGCGACATAGAGGCTGCTCGTTCTGCATTTTGGATATCGAGAACTCTCCTATACCTGATTTCCCTCCCAATGAAGAGGTTGTAGGCGTTATCACCATGGAGGACGTCATCGAAGAGCTTCTTCAG GAAGAGATCCTTGACGAAACCGATGAGTATGTGAACATCCACAACAGGATAAGAGTCAACATGCATGCTTCTCAGGAGAATCTACCGAGTGTGATAACCTCTATCACACAGTCATCATCTGGTTCAACTAGTCCCAACCGAACATCTCATATGGCCACACCAGATTCGAGTCCTGCAACAAAGCCATTAGAAAACCTGTAG
- the LOC125587204 gene encoding uncharacterized protein LOC125587204: MSAAMDRALMALSLEEEDEPFEMPDLPGFCSNKKNELSLEHDLLDVLEKGFHTFNEWALAIERWVEDPPDDYLQYIPLWIRISNIPMNYYTEEAIMALGDLVGEVKEIIFDPSKPQTQPYERVQVKFNVANPLRMSKIVKIKGGKSVTIHFNYERIQKRCFTCQRLNHEQSICPLVVKRRKEEALARRHKISKELELKKMVLEEDDPLFGVLKEDQVGINSATERPKIAKEVLDEMRQYLLMATDEDRLIREERVKSYVAAVEKDHVLQRTVLRLEPPPIRSQDFNKGKGIVFTYEANNKKPSGRDQSEKLMASAIRAGTAGRWNASTISSAESDGANFYGDFIGSSDSSTVFSTGFSEPCTSAGAKKKTYQRRRPPKSRRKPRLLTAVDKQEGVLWDKSADKRVEGCKKRKVESEVGELLVSAKSKTPKVIPREGSPTL; encoded by the exons ATGTCGGCCGCTATGGATAGAGCCTTAATGGCTCTCTCTTTGGAAGAGGAGGACGAACCGTTTGAAATGCCAGATCTACCAGGTTTCTGTTCCAATAAGAAGAACGAGCTGAGCCTG GAACACGACCTGTTGGATGTACTTGAGAAAGGGTTCCATACCTTCAACGAATGGGCGTTGGCTATTGAAAGATGGGTGGAAGATCCGCCAGACGACTACTTGCAATACATTCCTCTTTGGATTCGAATAAGCAACATACCCATGAACTACTATACGGAGGAAGCCATAATGGCGCTTGGGGATCTGGTAGGGGAAGTAAAAGAAATCATCTTTGATCCGTCGAAACCCCAGACTCAACCGTATGAAAGGGTTCAGGTGAAGTTCAATGTTGCGAACCCTCTAAGGATGTCGAAGATAGTCAAGATAAAAGGAGGAAAGTCGGTAACTATACATTTCAACTACGAGCGGATTCAGAAGCGCTGCTTCACTTGCCAGAGGCTGAATCACGAGCAGAGTATTTGTCCCTTGGTGGTGAAAAGGAGGAAGGAGGAAGCTTTGGCAAGACGTCATAAGATCTCTAAGGAACTGGAGTTGAAAAAGATGGTCTTAGAGGAGGATGATCCACTTTTTGGAGTGCTGAAAGAAGATCAGGTGGGAATTAACTCGGCCACGGAAAGACCGAAAATAGCAAAAGAGGTCTTGGATGAGATGAGGCAATATTTGTTAATGGCCACAGATGAAGACAGACTGATTAGAGAAGAGAGAGTAAAGTCTTATGTGGCTGCGGTAGAAAAAGACCATGTTTTACAACGTACGGTCCTTCGTTTGGAACCACCCCCGATTCGATCTCAAGATTTTAACAAAGGCAAAGGAATAGTGTTTACCTATGAGGCAAACAACAAAAAACCGTCTGGAAGAGATCAGTCAGAGAAGCTGATGGCTTCAGCAATTAGAGCGGGAACGGCGGGGAGGTGGAATGCCAGCACCATCTCCAGTGCAGAAAGTGATGGAGCAAACTTCTATGGTGACTTTATTGGCTCTTCTGATAGCTCAACGGTCTTTAGCACTGGTTTTTCGGAACCATGTACTTCAGCTGGGGCTAAAAAGAAAACCTATCAACGTAGGAGGCCTCcgaaatcaagaagaaaaccGAGACTCTTAACTGCTGTTGATAAGCAGGAAGGTGTTCTATGGGATAAATCAGCTGATAAGAGAGTGGAAGGGTGCAAGAAGAGAAAGGTAGAGTCTGAAGTTGGGGAGCTTCTAGTCTCGGCGAAGTCTAAAACCCCAAAGGTGATCCCAAGGGAGGGATCGCCCACTCTTTAA